ACTGCTCGAGGGCATCGATGCCCGCCTCGGTCGCCCACGGTTCGACCCGCACGGCGATGCGATCCCGGATGCCGACGGACGAGTGGAGCGCGAGCCGTTCGTGCTGCTCGCCGACGCCCTCGAGGGTCATGTGGGTCGCGTGCTGCGCGTCAGCGACGAGGACCCGGAGATCCTTCGCGCGGTCGAGGCCGCGGGGATCGCTGTGGGCGTCGAGGTGTCGGTGACATCGGGCGGCTTCTCGGTCGACGGCACACAGGCCGAAATCGTGCACGCAGCAGATGTGATCTGGCTCACGGCCTGAGGCTGCGCCGTAGCCGTCCACCGGACCGATACCTGCTCCCTCTAGGCTGTGCACATGGCACACCGCGACGACATCGAATGCTGGCTCACCGACATGGACGGCGTGCTCGTCCATGAGAACGACGCCATCCCCGGAGCATCCGAGATGCTCGCCGGGTGGGAGCGCAACGGCATCCCCTACCTCGTGCTGACGAACAACTCGATCTTCACGGCGCGCGATCTCTCCGCACGTCTCCGCGCCAGCGGACTCGTCGTTCCCGAGGAGCGCATCTGGACCTCCGCTCTCGCCACCGCCGACTTCCTCGCCCAGCAGCTGCCCGGCGGCTCCGCGTTCGTGATCGGCGAGGCCGGCATCCTCACCGCGCTGCATGAGGCCGGGTTCATCATGACCGAGACGAAGCCCGACTTCGTGGTCGTCGGCGAGACGCGCAACTACTCGTTCGAGGCGATCACCAAGGCCATCCGCCACATCAACGCGGGCTCGCGCTTCATCGTCACCAACCCCGACGCCACCGGCCCCAGCGCCGAGGGGCCGATGCCGGCGACCGGCGCGATCGCGGCGCTCATCACCAAGGCCACGGGCAGGGAACCCTACGTGGTCGGCAAGCCGAACCCGATGATGTTCCGCTCGGCGCTCAACAAGATCGGCGCGCACTCGAAGAAGACGGGCATGATCGGCGACCGCATGGACACCGACATCGTCGCGGGCATCGAGGCGGGCCTGCACACGATCCTCGTGCTCACCGGCATCAGCGACCAGACCGAGATCGAGAAGTACCCGTTCCGTCCCGACGAGATCGTCGACTCGGTCGCCGACCTGCTGCCCACCGTCACCAACACCATCCCGACGCTCGACGAGGACTGAGATGGGAGCACTCGACGAGGGCGAGCGGGTCAGGGCTGCGGATGCCGCGACCTGGCGCGCCTGGCTCGAACACCACCACGAACGCCCCTCCGGGGTCTGGCTGCTGAGCGTGCGCGGCAAGGATGCCGGCGGCGTGGGGTACGAGGATGCTGTGCGCCAGGCCCTGTGCTTCGGATGGATCGACGGGCCCGTGCGCACGTTCGATGATCAGACCGTCGGGCAGTGGTTCTCGCCGCGGCGCGCGTCGAGCGGGTGGGCCGCGACGAACAAGGCGCGGATCGCCGACCTGGAGGCGACCGGTCAGCTCGCCGCCGCCGGCATCCGTGCGCTCGACGTGGCCAAGGCGAACGGCGCCTGGGAAATGCTCGACGGACCGGAAGCGGGGATCGAACCTCCCGCACTCACTGCCGCTCTGGACGCCTCACCCGCGGCGCGAGTGAACTGGGACGCCTTCCCCCAGTCGGTCAAGAAGCTCGGGTTGACGCACATCGCGATGGCGAAGCGGGAGGCGACGCGCGACGCGCGCATCGCGAAGATCGTGGCGGATGCCGCGGAAGGGAGACGACCATGACGCAGTCGGACCTGCTGTTCCTGGTGGTGTTCCTGATCCTGCTGAGCAGCCTCACGGTGTTCATCGTGCAGCTGGTGCGCTCGCGGCGCCGCGGATCGAGCGACGACGACGGCCGCGCCGGCTGGTGGGAAGGCCCCTGGGACGACGACGAGCGACGCCCGCGCTGACCTGCCTTTCTCTTGTTCCCGAGCGCCGATCGCCGAGCGCACGGGAAGTCGTCGAGTGCACGGCCTACTTGCGTCGCCAAGTCATGCAGTCGGCAGGACGCCGTGCACTCGGCGCTACGTAGCCCGCGCGTCAGGACCGCAGCGTGAGGCTCGTGAGGGCGGCTACCGGTTCGGTCAGGCGCAACGGGCCGGCGCCCGGAGTGATCGTGCCGAGGATGCGCGGTGCTCTCGCTCCGGTGCCGCCGGGGATCACCGCGGCGACGCCGTGCATCGTGCACCAGCCGATCAGCGCGAAGAGCACCGCCTCCTTGTTGTCGGCCGAGGCCCCGAGTTCGTCGGCGAGCACCACATCGACCTCGGGGAGAGCGTCCCGCAGTCCCTGCATGATGAGCGGGTTGCGGCATCCGCCCCCGGAGACCGCAAGGTAGCCGACGCCGGCGGCCCGCACATCCTGCGCAACCGTCTGCACCGTGAGCTCGGTGAGGGTGCGCACGAGGTCGGGCGTCGAGATCTCCCGGCCCGACAGGTGCGCGCGCACGTAGTCGAGGTGGAAGTGCTCTTTGCCGGTGCTCTTCGGCGCGGAGAGCGCGTAGTACGGATCAGCCAGCAATGCGGTGAGTA
The sequence above is drawn from the Candidatus Microbacterium colombiense genome and encodes:
- a CDS encoding HAD-IIA family hydrolase; its protein translation is MAHRDDIECWLTDMDGVLVHENDAIPGASEMLAGWERNGIPYLVLTNNSIFTARDLSARLRASGLVVPEERIWTSALATADFLAQQLPGGSAFVIGEAGILTALHEAGFIMTETKPDFVVVGETRNYSFEAITKAIRHINAGSRFIVTNPDATGPSAEGPMPATGAIAALITKATGREPYVVGKPNPMMFRSALNKIGAHSKKTGMIGDRMDTDIVAGIEAGLHTILVLTGISDQTEIEKYPFRPDEIVDSVADLLPTVTNTIPTLDED
- a CDS encoding YdeI/OmpD-associated family protein, with translation MGALDEGERVRAADAATWRAWLEHHHERPSGVWLLSVRGKDAGGVGYEDAVRQALCFGWIDGPVRTFDDQTVGQWFSPRRASSGWAATNKARIADLEATGQLAAAGIRALDVAKANGAWEMLDGPEAGIEPPALTAALDASPAARVNWDAFPQSVKKLGLTHIAMAKREATRDARIAKIVADAAEGRRP